One window of the Leptospira koniambonensis genome contains the following:
- a CDS encoding methyl-accepting chemotaxis protein, translated as MVENSVQTTNFSEKGAISINRIRIGFSIVMLFVNVLALFSQGSSSQTSTLINFLIELTVFGYGVTQIYLLKKGKLKSSFVTLCVFLDILMYSLIFITVTIFAANAEAMVGTLKMPFFIMLYFFVMIYSGLLLSPKTTLMVGYLALIGTFSMDYFAWLNGVEFKYNTDKATEISVFFEIIRFVFFVLGIHILTSVVKFLVSVSDVAIKSTVEAEAKSEEAEKAKDRITSEASTLNKNTSEMKNEMDTLNSEIQSQVSSMEQISASLEELAASTDSAAEFVKAQFGKIEELNKESDTLNSILKEVRISTDSLSKTTEESKVYSKDVSGAMEVLGNNFGEVSKSFQKVQDVNDIMREIADRTNLLALNASIEAARAGEHGKGFAVVAQEVAKLADSASENAATISKIIGEAAKLITNGNTAAEETKRKVSVQESGFTSIVDNLGQLRSRVENQGKIHESFLKSFRELFDLSRQIESIASEQKNGTKEVVQALSSIEQSSNIISEGSNRMRASLEELSEQSKRLVVQ; from the coding sequence ATGGTGGAAAACTCCGTCCAAACTACAAATTTTTCCGAGAAGGGAGCGATCAGCATCAACAGGATCCGAATTGGATTTTCTATAGTGATGCTTTTTGTGAACGTTTTGGCTTTATTCTCTCAAGGTTCCAGTTCTCAAACCAGTACACTCATCAACTTCTTAATAGAGCTCACAGTTTTCGGTTACGGGGTCACTCAGATCTATTTACTCAAAAAAGGAAAACTCAAAAGTTCTTTTGTAACTCTCTGTGTATTCTTAGATATTTTAATGTATTCACTCATCTTCATCACTGTAACCATTTTTGCTGCGAATGCAGAAGCGATGGTCGGAACATTGAAGATGCCATTCTTCATCATGTTATATTTTTTCGTGATGATCTATTCAGGACTTCTTCTTTCCCCTAAAACTACTTTGATGGTTGGGTATCTAGCATTGATCGGAACATTCTCCATGGATTATTTCGCATGGTTGAATGGAGTAGAGTTCAAATATAATACCGACAAGGCGACTGAGATCTCCGTATTTTTTGAGATCATACGATTTGTATTTTTCGTTTTAGGAATTCATATCTTAACTTCGGTAGTAAAATTTTTAGTTTCAGTTTCAGATGTGGCAATCAAGTCCACCGTTGAGGCAGAAGCAAAAAGTGAAGAAGCGGAGAAGGCAAAAGATAGAATCACTAGCGAAGCTTCTACACTAAACAAAAATACTTCAGAGATGAAAAACGAAATGGATACTCTGAACTCAGAGATCCAAAGCCAGGTTTCTAGTATGGAACAGATCAGCGCGTCTTTAGAAGAATTGGCAGCATCTACAGATAGCGCGGCTGAATTTGTAAAGGCTCAGTTCGGGAAAATAGAAGAGCTGAACAAAGAGAGTGATACATTAAATTCGATCTTAAAAGAAGTGCGCATCTCAACGGACTCTCTCTCTAAAACAACTGAAGAATCCAAAGTGTACAGCAAAGATGTTTCCGGAGCAATGGAAGTATTGGGAAATAATTTTGGAGAAGTGAGTAAATCCTTCCAAAAAGTCCAAGATGTAAACGATATCATGAGAGAGATCGCGGACAGAACCAATTTACTAGCATTAAATGCTTCTATCGAGGCAGCAAGGGCTGGAGAACATGGAAAAGGATTCGCGGTAGTTGCGCAAGAAGTAGCAAAACTTGCAGACAGTGCTTCTGAAAACGCAGCCACAATTTCTAAAATTATTGGAGAAGCGGCAAAACTGATCACAAACGGAAACACAGCTGCAGAAGAAACAAAACGAAAAGTTTCCGTACAAGAATCTGGATTTACTTCTATAGTAGACAACCTTGGCCAATTGAGATCCAGAGTGGAAAACCAGGGAAAAATCCATGAGTCCTTCCTAAAATCTTTCCGCGAACTATTCGATCTATCCAGACAGATCGAATCCATTGCGAGCGAGCAGAAGAACGGAACTAAAGAAGTAGTCCAGGCACTTTCTTCTATCGAACAATCTTCGAATATCATTTCGGAAGGTTCTAATAGAATGAGAGCCAGCTTAGAGGAACTTTCGGAACAATCCAAAAGATTAGTCGTTCAGTAA
- a CDS encoding ankyrin repeat domain-containing protein produces the protein MNLFKKTFLIAFIASLLSAACSSTEHRDHAQDFFIEEAYIDYPIHLLARFGNTNGIEKLFKNNYSAIDRVSPPDDWTALMLASAYGHLDTVKFLISKGAKIDFRSEKCGCTALLTATHQQETNENHYKVVEFLLSKGADSNAVDNLGDDALIVPVKNKKYEIVKLLLTKRKFNLSRRNKEGRSAMDYAKDNEDTEMIKILESHSNISR, from the coding sequence ATGAATCTTTTTAAAAAAACCTTTCTAATTGCCTTCATTGCAAGCTTATTATCTGCCGCATGTAGTTCGACAGAACACAGAGACCATGCACAAGACTTCTTCATTGAAGAAGCATACATAGACTACCCGATCCATCTATTAGCGAGATTCGGAAACACCAACGGAATCGAAAAACTATTCAAAAATAACTATTCGGCTATTGACAGAGTTTCTCCTCCAGATGATTGGACAGCCTTAATGCTTGCTTCCGCGTACGGTCATTTAGATACCGTTAAATTTCTAATCTCTAAAGGCGCTAAGATCGATTTTCGCTCAGAAAAGTGCGGATGCACAGCTTTATTAACAGCAACGCATCAACAAGAAACGAATGAAAATCACTACAAGGTAGTGGAATTTCTACTGTCAAAAGGAGCTGATTCAAATGCAGTCGATAACCTAGGTGACGATGCATTAATAGTACCGGTAAAAAATAAAAAATATGAAATAGTCAAATTGCTTCTTACAAAACGTAAATTCAATCTATCAAGAAGAAATAAAGAAGGCAGATCTGCCATGGATTACGCTAAGGACAATGAGGACACAGAAATGATAAAGATTCTGGAATCCCACTCTAATATTAGCCGTTAA
- a CDS encoding IspD/TarI family cytidylyltransferase, whose amino-acid sequence MNSWFPSGNIYLLLLSGGTGSRIGSDIPKQFLELNGKSILLHSLETFLDWGKTKSIILVSHKDYILKSETLCSPLFRERDRIVEGGDTRHGSTLAGISSIQFSANDIILIHDAARPFISPDDLDRLSSATEEFGVATLASKNHETVLEEEKDSLKFLNREKIWFMKTPQGIRGDILKKILEKPSTTEPTDLCTWTQGHGIGSKLVESNPYNLKITEKSDLALAEAILPLFQSWKKE is encoded by the coding sequence ATGAACTCCTGGTTTCCCTCGGGTAATATTTATCTACTACTTCTTTCGGGAGGAACAGGCTCCCGGATAGGGTCAGATATTCCGAAACAATTTTTAGAATTAAACGGAAAATCGATCTTACTTCATAGTCTGGAAACTTTTCTAGATTGGGGAAAAACTAAAAGTATCATCCTCGTATCTCATAAAGATTATATCCTAAAATCCGAAACACTTTGTTCTCCCTTATTTAGAGAAAGAGATAGAATTGTAGAAGGCGGGGACACTCGACACGGCTCCACATTAGCTGGAATATCCAGCATTCAATTTTCTGCAAATGATATCATTCTGATCCACGATGCTGCAAGACCTTTCATTTCTCCGGATGATCTGGATAGATTATCTAGTGCCACAGAAGAATTTGGTGTGGCAACACTTGCTTCTAAAAATCATGAAACAGTTTTAGAAGAAGAAAAAGACAGCCTCAAATTTTTAAACCGCGAGAAGATCTGGTTCATGAAAACTCCGCAAGGAATTCGTGGAGATATCCTGAAAAAGATCCTGGAAAAACCATCCACAACAGAACCGACAGATCTATGCACCTGGACGCAAGGACATGGGATTGGTTCTAAATTAGTGGAATCTAATCCTTATAATCTGAAAATTACAGAAAAGTCGGACCTTGCCTTAGCAGAGGCGATTTTGCCACTCTTCCAGAGTTGGAAGAAGGAGTAG
- a CDS encoding diaminopimelate decarboxylase — translation MQSIENLKFLTPEEARKIATNFGTPLFVYSRKGIEKSCDDTLAFPNAFGLTVRFAMKANPGRTVLEILKKKGIHIDASSEHEVKRAILAGFKPSDILLTSQQLAKSLKDLIPQGVQFNACSLRQLEEFGKNFPGKEVSVRFNPGLGSGATKKTDVGGKTSSFGIWHEEIGKVKEIVSKYGLKLVRVHTHIGSGSDPEVWKAVAHYTLEIAAQFPDCRTVNLGGGFKVGRMIGEKTTDPQSIGKPVKELFENYAKEKGIQLKMEIEPGSFLMVNNGAILTQVDDIISTGDGGYTFVKLDMGMDVNTRPALYAAKHPLIVISQKENSEQKTGDFVYVGHCCESGDLITQEEGGGPQLRTTHTPEIGDLVVMEGTGAYCSSMSTKNYNSYPETSEVLIDTDGTTKLVRQRQTLEQILENELLVSLG, via the coding sequence ATGCAATCAATAGAAAATCTTAAATTTTTGACCCCCGAAGAAGCTAGAAAAATCGCAACAAATTTCGGAACCCCACTTTTTGTGTACTCTCGCAAAGGAATCGAAAAAAGTTGCGATGATACACTTGCCTTTCCTAACGCTTTCGGTCTGACCGTTCGATTCGCAATGAAAGCAAATCCAGGCAGAACAGTTCTGGAAATATTAAAGAAGAAGGGCATACATATAGACGCATCTTCTGAACACGAAGTGAAACGTGCGATACTCGCAGGATTCAAACCTTCTGATATTCTACTCACTTCTCAGCAATTAGCAAAATCCTTAAAGGATTTGATCCCACAAGGAGTTCAATTCAACGCATGTTCTCTCAGGCAGCTGGAAGAATTCGGAAAAAACTTCCCAGGGAAAGAAGTAAGCGTTCGTTTTAATCCTGGTTTAGGTTCCGGAGCTACTAAGAAGACTGATGTAGGAGGTAAAACATCCTCCTTCGGTATCTGGCATGAAGAGATCGGAAAAGTAAAAGAGATCGTTTCTAAATACGGACTCAAACTGGTCCGAGTTCATACTCATATAGGTTCCGGTTCCGATCCAGAAGTTTGGAAGGCAGTTGCTCATTATACCTTAGAGATCGCAGCACAATTCCCAGATTGTAGGACCGTGAATCTGGGCGGTGGTTTCAAAGTGGGAAGAATGATCGGCGAAAAAACAACTGATCCTCAAAGTATTGGAAAACCTGTAAAAGAACTTTTCGAAAATTACGCCAAAGAAAAAGGCATCCAGCTCAAAATGGAAATAGAGCCAGGTTCCTTCTTAATGGTGAATAACGGAGCAATCCTTACTCAGGTAGATGATATTATCTCCACTGGAGATGGTGGATATACATTCGTAAAACTAGACATGGGAATGGATGTGAATACAAGACCTGCTTTATATGCAGCAAAACATCCATTGATCGTCATTTCACAAAAAGAAAACTCCGAACAAAAGACCGGTGACTTTGTATACGTAGGACATTGTTGCGAAAGTGGAGACTTGATCACTCAGGAAGAAGGAGGTGGACCCCAACTTAGGACCACGCATACTCCTGAGATCGGAGACTTAGTGGTGATGGAAGGAACAGGAGCTTATTGTTCTTCAATGTCTACAAAGAACTATAATTCTTATCCGGAAACTTCCGAAGTATTGATCGATACAGACGGAACAACCAAACTTGTAAGACAAAGACAAACTCTGGAACAAATCCTAGAAAATGAACTCCTGGTTTCCCTCGGGTAA
- a CDS encoding zinc dependent phospholipase C family protein → MAGKITHLEALSQVCKHLDHGTAEQRKIAKLLREEGTRKFANIGAIAPDIFYFYHVLSPVRTKKALPWGDLSHHENVLELILNFLDGVLTVEEGIYRDRFLAFTLGYIIHCAVDIVTHPYIFFISGDYYNADKEISSKAQYNHMRVEFALDSWLLDFRWGMTPKAYDFVQHVDVIFKGKDGQKKMDPMLWNFWLKSLKATFPKEFKEKYIGSEEKIIPGDILNESFLGYLYFHRYLDSRSKIVRAALSFLDKITLHKVNSSVLMLPLKEHIDKRIMNEEKREWSYPADPNLIRNDSFVELINKACESAKDAVTNAWGYVHDKTSRSSMIKEYQGYNLDTGLRFHGIDKMRQFSPL, encoded by the coding sequence ATGGCAGGCAAAATCACTCATCTCGAAGCTCTTTCCCAAGTCTGCAAACATCTGGATCACGGAACCGCAGAACAAAGAAAGATCGCAAAACTTTTAAGAGAAGAAGGTACCCGTAAGTTTGCCAATATAGGTGCGATTGCTCCTGACATTTTTTATTTTTATCATGTTCTTTCTCCCGTTCGCACCAAAAAGGCCCTGCCTTGGGGAGACCTAAGCCATCATGAAAACGTTTTGGAATTGATCCTGAACTTTTTAGATGGGGTCCTCACTGTTGAGGAAGGAATTTATAGAGATCGTTTTCTTGCATTCACCCTAGGTTATATCATCCACTGCGCTGTGGATATCGTCACCCATCCTTATATCTTTTTTATCTCCGGAGATTATTATAATGCTGATAAAGAGATCAGCTCCAAGGCTCAGTACAATCATATGAGAGTTGAGTTCGCTTTGGATTCTTGGCTTTTGGATTTCAGATGGGGAATGACTCCTAAAGCGTATGACTTTGTGCAACATGTAGATGTGATTTTCAAAGGTAAAGATGGGCAGAAAAAAATGGATCCTATGCTTTGGAACTTTTGGTTAAAAAGTTTAAAGGCAACTTTCCCGAAAGAATTTAAAGAAAAATATATTGGCTCCGAAGAAAAGATCATCCCAGGAGATATTCTAAACGAATCTTTCTTAGGTTATTTGTATTTTCATAGATACTTGGATTCCAGAAGTAAGATAGTAAGAGCAGCACTTAGTTTTTTAGATAAGATCACTTTGCATAAAGTAAATTCTTCCGTTCTAATGCTTCCATTAAAGGAACATATAGATAAAAGGATCATGAACGAAGAAAAAAGAGAATGGTCTTATCCTGCGGACCCTAATTTAATTCGTAATGATTCTTTCGTAGAATTGATCAATAAGGCTTGTGAATCTGCAAAAGATGCAGTTACAAATGCATGGGGTTATGTTCACGACAAAACTTCTCGTTCTTCTATGATCAAAGAATATCAAGGATATAATCTAGATACTGGACTTAGGTTCCATGGCATAGATAAGATGCGCCAATTTTCGCCTTTATAA
- a CDS encoding penicillin-binding protein 1A: protein MKHEPVDFFTRYFVVLFRDRIQSRLDSSDPVRKLLYLVLGLIFLNGFLFVFSIKDIWQVPKADRYEKPSLLFGLNTEGKYEPIAEFYRFSRVVITDEDLPGGFEDNKVIRCFVSTEDNNFRSHKGLDLRGIFRATMVNLLAGRVKEGASTITQQVARLKFLNTERSFLRKAREAWLALLLELVFDKKTLIGIYLNEIPLGHGTIGVGAAAKFYFRKDIKDLSWGEAALLASLTTRPKEFSPLVNPNTSASKVRVVFKKLVENGILDVDTAEREFEAFSEYYITLNRSPNDSAFSDRLNKFPYFTEYVRKNLARYIPSQQIYEGGLKIYTTLNIQHQSQAEKALAAGLKQQTQLSNQRAFTKIDSFEDSYGSTYKLLAELHDLPEFKFRISRSYRTFNRAWQEEFRDDLAVLNLISGTEGLGEAIDWNYRTQATEDHLLPVEGALISIRPDTGHITAMVGGSGFRSDNQQIRAFQAYRQPGSAFKPLVYASAMEYYHEHPDDKKNVTAASLFDDSPLQYVLEDGDEWNPSNYSGEYSGFIRLRQALELSRNSVAVRLLEHTGLNNLLPRLEKLLQVENRNLPRDFSIALGSFEVSPYELARSYAVFASGGKQVFPLSVLYVEDEQGNLIKDFRKEFESKERKRLLSPETSYVITSMMEDVIKKGTGTGARSYGLTRPAAGKTGTTNNFRDAWFAGYTPELVAVVWVGYDTGTLSLGRGMSGAVVAAPIWGRFMANALVKEKSKSFDFGDAKIVRRTICSISGKLPGSHCYQTEEEVFDKDTVPKEVCEDHRGMSEPDPTPTHTADPGTTKKKKPNLFEGDEDVIR, encoded by the coding sequence ATGAAACACGAACCAGTAGATTTTTTCACAAGATATTTCGTAGTACTTTTTAGAGACAGGATCCAATCTCGTTTGGATTCTTCTGATCCTGTTCGTAAACTTTTATATCTTGTTTTGGGACTTATTTTCTTAAACGGATTTCTATTCGTATTCTCTATCAAAGATATTTGGCAGGTCCCTAAGGCGGATCGTTACGAAAAACCTTCTCTACTTTTCGGACTTAATACGGAAGGAAAATACGAACCAATCGCAGAGTTTTATAGATTTTCCAGAGTTGTAATCACTGACGAAGATCTTCCTGGTGGTTTCGAAGATAATAAAGTCATTCGTTGTTTTGTTTCTACAGAAGATAATAATTTCAGATCTCATAAGGGATTAGATCTTCGAGGGATATTCAGAGCCACAATGGTCAACCTTCTTGCAGGAAGAGTAAAAGAAGGTGCATCTACTATCACTCAACAGGTTGCCAGATTAAAATTCTTAAACACTGAAAGATCTTTCTTACGTAAAGCAAGAGAAGCTTGGCTCGCATTACTCTTAGAATTAGTATTCGATAAGAAAACCTTAATAGGCATCTATCTAAATGAGATCCCACTTGGTCATGGAACCATCGGCGTAGGTGCAGCAGCAAAATTCTATTTCAGAAAAGATATCAAAGACTTAAGCTGGGGAGAAGCAGCACTTCTCGCAAGTTTGACCACAAGACCTAAAGAATTTTCTCCCTTAGTGAATCCAAATACATCTGCCTCAAAAGTAAGGGTTGTATTCAAAAAGTTGGTAGAAAACGGGATCCTAGATGTGGACACAGCAGAAAGGGAGTTCGAAGCATTTTCCGAATATTATATAACCTTAAATCGTTCTCCTAACGACTCTGCATTCTCAGATCGTCTTAACAAATTCCCTTATTTTACGGAATATGTGCGTAAGAACCTGGCTCGTTATATTCCTTCTCAGCAGATCTATGAGGGCGGTTTAAAGATCTATACCACCCTAAACATACAGCACCAATCCCAGGCAGAAAAGGCTCTTGCTGCAGGTTTGAAACAACAAACCCAATTGTCTAACCAAAGGGCTTTTACTAAAATAGATTCATTCGAAGATTCCTATGGCTCTACCTATAAACTTTTAGCAGAACTTCATGATCTTCCTGAATTCAAATTTAGGATCTCCCGTTCTTATAGAACATTCAACAGAGCTTGGCAGGAAGAATTTAGGGACGATTTAGCCGTCTTAAATTTAATCTCAGGTACAGAAGGTTTGGGAGAAGCAATCGATTGGAATTATAGGACCCAAGCTACCGAAGACCATCTACTTCCTGTAGAAGGTGCGTTAATTTCCATTCGTCCAGACACAGGCCATATCACCGCAATGGTAGGAGGTTCTGGATTTAGATCTGATAACCAACAGATCCGTGCATTCCAAGCATACAGACAACCGGGCTCCGCATTCAAACCTTTAGTGTATGCTTCTGCGATGGAATATTATCATGAACATCCAGATGATAAGAAAAATGTTACTGCTGCTTCTTTATTTGATGACTCCCCTCTCCAATATGTTTTGGAAGATGGAGATGAATGGAACCCAAGCAATTATTCAGGAGAATATTCCGGCTTTATCCGTTTAAGACAAGCACTCGAACTTTCTAGAAATAGTGTTGCTGTTCGATTACTGGAACATACTGGTCTTAATAATCTTCTACCAAGGCTCGAAAAACTTTTACAAGTAGAGAATAGAAATCTTCCAAGAGACTTTTCAATCGCATTAGGAAGTTTTGAAGTTTCTCCTTACGAACTCGCAAGATCCTACGCAGTATTTGCTTCCGGAGGAAAACAAGTTTTCCCTCTCAGCGTTTTATATGTAGAAGATGAACAAGGAAATCTGATCAAAGATTTCAGAAAAGAATTCGAATCCAAAGAAAGGAAAAGATTACTCTCCCCTGAAACTAGTTACGTCATCACTTCCATGATGGAAGATGTGATCAAAAAAGGAACAGGAACAGGAGCAAGATCTTACGGACTCACTCGTCCTGCTGCAGGAAAAACAGGAACTACAAATAATTTTAGAGATGCTTGGTTTGCAGGTTACACTCCTGAACTTGTAGCGGTCGTTTGGGTGGGATATGATACAGGAACACTTTCACTCGGCAGAGGAATGTCAGGTGCAGTTGTAGCCGCTCCCATCTGGGGAAGATTTATGGCGAACGCACTTGTTAAAGAAAAATCTAAATCGTTCGATTTCGGAGACGCAAAAATTGTGCGTAGGACCATCTGCTCCATCTCCGGAAAACTTCCTGGGAGCCATTGTTACCAAACAGAAGAAGAAGTTTTTGATAAAGATACAGTTCCTAAAGAAGTCTGCGAAGACCATAGAGGAATGAGCGAGCCGGATCCGACTCCTACCCATACCGCAGACCCGGGAACGACCAAAAAGAAAAAACCGAACCTCTTTGAGGGTGACGAAGATGTAATCCGGTAG
- a CDS encoding bactofilin family protein, translated as MAIGKDNNNSVIGPGSIFEGKFYIAGSLRIDGKFEGEIKTDDALFIGETGKVRTNISAREVIVAGTLIGNIKAESEVRLEETGRLLGDIIAPALSLAKGVVAKGNITVTGGQKKDVKKIVEESFGGTRTLDNGKEE; from the coding sequence ATGGCCATCGGTAAGGATAATAATAACAGCGTAATCGGCCCAGGGTCCATATTTGAGGGCAAATTCTATATCGCTGGTTCCCTACGTATCGACGGAAAATTCGAAGGGGAAATTAAAACCGACGACGCATTATTTATTGGAGAAACTGGTAAGGTCCGCACTAACATTTCCGCAAGAGAAGTGATCGTAGCAGGAACCTTGATCGGAAACATTAAAGCGGAATCAGAAGTCCGCTTGGAAGAAACTGGACGTCTCTTAGGTGATATTATCGCTCCCGCTCTTTCCCTGGCAAAAGGTGTGGTAGCTAAAGGAAATATCACCGTAACTGGCGGCCAAAAGAAAGACGTTAAAAAGATCGTAGAAGAATCTTTTGGCGGCACAAGGACATTGGACAACGGAAAGGAAGAATAA
- a CDS encoding peptidoglycan DD-metalloendopeptidase family protein, whose protein sequence is MIFKKPRQLTAGKEILRTDNFTLIYLGAFHFHYSFYFRGNLYHGNLDFRRRKFRVIPLVASVIFMVLFLGIWMSPSNASMESASTEVTENDSEDLKAKKGDEKFLEESEKAKLTILMANEIKSASDKKKQLKVVTYKVKRNETLSEIATRYKVSMESIAGSSNINLEDTLYPGQILQIPNKQGLLYKFKAGDTVAKVASLYKVNLDEILEENKLDDLDILRPGQKVFLPGAVIPDPAPKWVVPVTSHVVTSNYGWRTFPQHKFHEALDLKANYEAVMAARNGKVVFSGWMGGYGNAIVIEHNDDFKTLYAHNSRLNVKRGDYVVAGKKIATSGCTGYCFGPHLHFEVIQKGKSVNPGKYLKGLSYKRGSKPNH, encoded by the coding sequence ATGATCTTCAAGAAGCCCAGGCAATTGACCGCAGGAAAAGAAATCCTCCGGACAGATAATTTCACCCTGATCTACCTGGGCGCTTTCCATTTCCATTATTCCTTTTATTTCAGGGGAAACCTATATCACGGGAACCTGGACTTCAGAAGACGTAAATTCCGCGTTATCCCTCTTGTTGCATCGGTCATTTTTATGGTCCTATTTTTAGGAATTTGGATGAGCCCATCTAATGCTTCTATGGAATCTGCTTCTACAGAAGTAACTGAGAACGATTCAGAAGACTTAAAAGCTAAAAAAGGCGACGAAAAGTTCTTAGAAGAATCTGAAAAAGCAAAACTCACTATCTTGATGGCAAATGAGATCAAGAGTGCTTCTGATAAGAAGAAACAACTTAAAGTAGTTACCTATAAAGTTAAAAGAAACGAAACACTTTCAGAGATCGCGACTCGTTATAAGGTCTCCATGGAATCCATCGCAGGTTCTTCTAATATCAATTTAGAAGACACACTGTATCCGGGACAAATATTACAGATCCCGAATAAACAAGGACTATTATATAAATTCAAGGCAGGAGATACCGTTGCTAAGGTAGCTTCTCTTTATAAAGTAAACCTAGATGAAATTTTAGAAGAGAATAAGCTGGATGATCTAGATATTCTTCGTCCTGGCCAAAAAGTTTTTCTTCCAGGAGCTGTGATCCCGGATCCTGCTCCTAAATGGGTGGTTCCTGTTACTTCTCATGTAGTAACTTCTAATTATGGATGGAGAACCTTCCCTCAGCATAAATTCCACGAAGCATTAGACCTAAAAGCAAATTACGAAGCAGTGATGGCTGCTCGTAATGGTAAGGTAGTATTCTCTGGCTGGATGGGTGGTTACGGAAACGCGATCGTGATCGAACATAACGACGATTTTAAAACATTATATGCTCATAATTCCAGGCTGAATGTAAAACGAGGAGACTATGTGGTTGCTGGTAAAAAGATCGCAACCTCAGGATGTACAGGTTACTGTTTCGGTCCTCACTTACATTTTGAAGTTATACAAAAGGGGAAATCGGTAAACCCTGGAAAATATTTAAAAGGCCTCAGTTATAAAAGAGGCTCTAAACCGAACCATTAA
- a CDS encoding alpha/beta hydrolase, with amino-acid sequence MIFRSFFFLLSFVLYFGCEPSISEHLNKRTNSQYSSTHGIEVFFNTSRAVNPGTQVACSNSYFLNFGNMGTQSGSCVINVPADREIGALPFGLGNKEKSFQFLDHKLGIQGKTKEEHEKLWWKRIEEDPFEEVIVFVHGFNVNFEEAILRAAQLKYDLKFPGKVALYTWPAGGDGSMLGTFFLKTTYEKNLVSARSSRESFKTFLKRMAATNKKIHLLVHSMGHQVVLNSISELSKESGNKPFLKELVLNAPDYDTGEFILILDSLLKSSERITLYCSPGDSALFASAQIHQTGRLGACSKFPGVDVVNVNPIDSSLLSLGHGYYSSRPILTDLYQLFLGLGAEKRLFIRRSYGNENYILRN; translated from the coding sequence ATGATATTTCGATCTTTCTTTTTTTTACTTAGTTTTGTTCTATATTTTGGCTGCGAGCCTTCTATTTCCGAACATCTGAATAAAAGGACCAATTCTCAATATTCTTCCACTCATGGTATCGAAGTATTTTTTAATACTTCCAGAGCGGTTAATCCAGGAACACAAGTTGCTTGTTCTAATTCTTATTTTCTGAATTTCGGGAATATGGGAACTCAATCTGGGTCCTGCGTAATAAATGTTCCTGCAGATAGAGAGATAGGCGCCCTACCCTTTGGTCTGGGAAACAAAGAAAAATCATTTCAATTTTTAGATCATAAACTTGGGATCCAAGGCAAGACCAAAGAAGAGCATGAAAAACTCTGGTGGAAACGAATTGAAGAAGATCCTTTCGAAGAAGTAATCGTGTTCGTTCACGGATTTAATGTAAACTTCGAAGAAGCAATTTTGAGAGCAGCTCAGCTCAAATACGATCTGAAATTCCCGGGTAAGGTGGCATTGTATACTTGGCCTGCGGGAGGAGATGGTTCCATGCTCGGGACCTTCTTCCTAAAAACCACTTACGAAAAAAATTTGGTATCTGCGAGAAGTAGCAGGGAATCTTTCAAAACCTTCCTAAAAAGAATGGCTGCTACCAATAAGAAGATCCATCTATTAGTTCACTCAATGGGACACCAAGTGGTCCTAAATTCAATTTCTGAACTTTCTAAAGAATCGGGAAACAAACCATTTCTAAAAGAATTAGTCTTGAATGCGCCTGATTATGATACAGGTGAGTTCATACTCATCTTGGACAGTTTATTAAAATCTTCTGAAAGGATCACATTATACTGCTCTCCCGGAGACTCAGCTTTATTTGCCTCTGCACAAATACACCAAACAGGAAGATTAGGGGCCTGCTCTAAATTTCCAGGTGTGGATGTGGTCAATGTGAACCCGATCGACTCTTCTTTATTGTCATTGGGTCACGGATATTATTCTTCCCGCCCAATCCTAACAGACCTATACCAACTGTTTTTAGGCCTGGGAGCGGAGAAGAGATTGTTCATCCGTAGGTCATACGGGAACGAAAACTATATTCTCCGAAATTAA